DNA from Triticum aestivum cultivar Chinese Spring chromosome 7D, IWGSC CS RefSeq v2.1, whole genome shotgun sequence:
CCtgaatatttttttccttttgcacAAACTACTGTACGAAGAATCATCACATTTCATAAAGGTCAGTTAACCACAAGATTGTGGGCACACAGACTCGCAAACGGGAGGTGCACCATATTTTTTAGGAACACCAAGCTTGAGTGATAGTGGAAAGAAAGAATCATAAACTAAAGAGTATATTGATCAAAGTGTTTTACGTACACACAAGAGTCCATAAGCTTTTCAGACAACAACATGTTGCCTTAGAAGTTATCTAATCAATTATGAAGAAGTTAAGAAATGAAGAACAAGAGAGGAAAAACATGTCTGAATATACTAAAAAACATCTCTGAACCTTCACATCCACATCACTCTGAACTTCAGTCCTCCTTCAAACCGCAAACTTTTTCCTGGTACACATATGTGACATTCTCCTGTCtatttatttgaacttcttttcaAGACAAAAAGTTCTGGCATCAATTTTCCTAACATATAAAATGGAAGACAAACAAAATCATTAGCAAAAACAAACGGTGGGCAGAATATTGTTCCCACGTTATCCACATACGTACACAAGTTGCTGAATTTTCTTTGATGTAATTTTTCAAATACAAGCACACAAAAAACCATCGAAGCAACATACTCTTTGACCATTTTCTGCTAAGTAGCTATACTGATGCattctttttccattttctttgactcttcaaattttttcctacaagGACTAAACTGACAGAATTAGAGTCTCAGAACTAAACGAAAGTTGCAACATGCTCCACAGTGGAAGTCTGATCTGATCTGATCAGATCATCCAAGTTTGTGTGCAAGTAAAAAACAACTTTGCTTCGGCCTTCCATTTCAGAACTCCTCTCCTCTTGGGTTGGATCAATCAAACCCAGAGGAATCATCCATCCATCCTCTCACCGAAACACAAGGCACGGATACACTAGTAGTCAAACATGGAAGCAACATTGACCAAAACCAAAACTAGCCGTGCAGCCATCAGTAATTGCACCATGCCTTCCCCTCCCAAGTAAGCAATTCTTGCTAATAAATTGCTCCGGCGACGCACGCAAGGGACCAAAAAACTTGGGACATCTCCTGCCCTACTACCACCATCAGTAGTAATTCAGTACTATGCTCTGCTCCGCTTTGTTCTGTTGTATCACCGCTACTGATGCTGCTACTCCACTTCCTTGACAGGCCGCCTGtcaccaccaccgccaccctgcTGCCGGCGGCGACTATTGGCGGCGTCCGAGACCCGCTGCACGATCATCGCCTCCGCCGCATCGACCGCCTCCCGTGTCCCGCTGATCACCACCTCCCTGCACCACACACACGCTGCAGGTCAAAATGACATACAGGCAGGACTGATTTCGTGGGTAATGACCACGCAAACCCGGCTGAGACCTGTTGTAGTACCTACCTCTCGCTCGTCCCAGCTTTGAGCTCCCCATTAGAGATACTGATCGGCACGCCCGTAACCTGCACTCTGACGATGAACAATTAGTCCAAACCATAGCCTTGTCGTTTAACCGTTTGTGGCTGCGCTTCGGTGGTGCGGGAGATATGTACGTACCCGTTCGATCTCACGTATGGTCCTCCCGGCATAGCCGATGACGGCGCCCACGTACTCGTCCGCGACACCCATGGTGAGGGTCCCTTGCACGTCGTTGTCGTAGTCAGGCGATCTCACGGGTGTGTTAGGCTGGAGGAATTCAAGAGAAGATGGTTCAGGTTTTGCTGCAGAGGCCGATAGCACTAGTTGGTAAACTGG
Protein-coding regions in this window:
- the LOC123169716 gene encoding uncharacterized protein isoform X1, which translates into the protein MPGGPYVRSNGVQVTGVPISISNGELKAGTSEREVVISGTREAVDAAEAMIVQRVSDAANSRRRQQGGGGGDRRPVKEVE
- the LOC123169716 gene encoding uncharacterized protein isoform X2, with the translated sequence MGVADEYVGAVIGYAGRTIREIERVTGVPISISNGELKAGTSEREVVISGTREAVDAAEAMIVQRVSDAANSRRRQQGGGGGDRRPVKEVE